Proteins encoded together in one Miscanthus floridulus cultivar M001 chromosome 16, ASM1932011v1, whole genome shotgun sequence window:
- the LOC136512999 gene encoding transcription factor MTB1-like: MKTEIEEVSIGQFWTEEDKALCSSVLGSDAFTYLTKCGGAISEGLVAASVLADLQNKLQNLVEADDQSIRWDYAIFWQLSRTKSGAVVLGWGDGSCREPHDSEIGFATSMSVGDASLVSRQKMRKRVLQRLHTAFAGADEENYAPGIDQVTNTEIFFLASMYFAFPRHVGGPGKVFGAGAPLWIPNNKHNVSPANYCYRGFLANAAGFKTIVLVPFKAGVLEVGSMQNVPESAEALQTIRSMFLVTCSNRIAIEKHEDNSSVQISPGLTKIFGKDLSISQPSDSKVADPSKVDESSMIAQKSGGGESRLLPNLRKGLQNFSWSQSRGLNSDQQKFGNGILVETSETANCSNGASHRTTVSAFQLQSPQQILAQQASQPRGPMQIDFRVGSSSKFGVSISQKAMLDVGKGDANDLFNEEREGRQPRKRERKPTNRREEPPLSHVEAERQRREKLNKRFCALRAIVPNISKMDKASILEDAVMHISDLKKKLEKLEAERDRLSEQTPGPEVDIQVVQGEILVRAVSQIENHPIQKVLQAFEDAEVKVGESKVTANNGTVVHSFFINSPGSEQHTRKKLLASISNATSSV; encoded by the coding sequence ATGAAGACAGAGATAGAAGAGGTAAGCATTGGACAGTTCTGGACTGAGGAAGACAAAGCCCTCTGTTCCTCCGTGCTGGGCTCGGATGCCTTCACATATCTGACAAAATGTGGTGGTGCCATATCTGAAGGTCTTGTAGCAGCATCTGTGTTGGCAGATTTGCAAAATAAACTCCAGAACCTAGTTGAGGCTGATGATCAGAGCATTCGTTGGGATTATGCCATCTTCTGGCAGCTCTCCCGCACAAAATCTGGTGCTGTTGTCCTTGGCTGGGGTGATGGATCTTGCCGTGAACCCCATGATAGTGAGATTGGCTTTGCTACATCTATGAGTGTTGGtgatgcatctttggtgtccaGACAGAAGATGCGGAAGCGGGTGCTGCAGAGGTTGCACACAGCATTTGCTGGGGCTGATGAGGAGAATTATGCTCCTGGAATTGACCAGGTCACTAACACTGAAATATTCTTTCTAGCATCTATGTATTTTGCATTTCCACGTCACGTTGGTGGTCCTGGGAAAGTTTTTGGTGCAGGGGCGCCCCTTTGGATTCCAAACAATAAGCACAATGTTTCCCCAGCAAATTATTGTTACCGGGGATTCCTTGCAAACGCAGCGGGATTCAAGACCATTGTGCTAGTACCATTCAAAGCTGGTGTACTTGAAGTAGGTTCAATGCAGAATGTACCAGAGAGTGCTGAAGCTCTGCAAACTATAAGGTCAATGTTTCTTGTGACATGCAGTAACAGGATAGCAATTGAGAAGCATGAGGATAATAGTTCTGTTCAAATATCGCCAGGTTTGACGAAGATTTTTGGGAAGGATTTGAGTATCAGCCAACCTTCAGACAGCAAAGTAGCTGATCCATCAAAGGTGGATGAAAGTTCAATGATTGCACAGAAGAGTGGTGGTGGTGAGAGCAGGTTGCTACCTAATCTCCGGAAAGGTTTGCAGAATTTTTCATGGAGTCAGTCTCGAGGCCTGAATTCGGATCAGCAGAAGTTTGGCAATGGTATCTTAGTTGAGACAAGCGAGACTGCAAATTGCAGCAATGGAGCTTCACATAGAACCACAGTGAGCGCATTTCAGCTTCAGAGTCCACAGCAGATCTTGGCCCAACAAGCATCTCAGCCCCGGGGGCCAATGCAAATAGATTTTCGTGTAGGGTCCAGTTCCAAGTTTGGTGTTTCGATTTCTCAAAAAGCCATGTTGGATGTGGGGAAGGGCGATGCCAATGACTTGTTCAATGAGGAAAGGGAGGGTCGACAGCCAAGGAAGAgggaaaggaaaccaacaaacAGGAGGGAGGAACCACCGCTTAGCCATGTTGAGGCTGAGCGTCAGAGAAGGGAAAAGCTCAACAAGCGATTCTGTGCTCTGAGAGCTATTGTGCCCAACATCTCAAAAATGGACAAGGCATCCATTCTGGAAGATGCTGTAATGCATATCAGTGATCTCAAGAAGAAactggaaaagttggaggcagaGCGGGATCGACTTTCAGAGCAAACACCTGGGCCAGAAGTGGACATCCAGGTGGTGCAAGGTGAGATTCTTGTTCGAGCGGTATCTCAGATTGAAAACCATCCAATACAAAAGGTGCTGCAAGCATTTGAAGATGCAGAGGTCAAAGTCGGTGAGTCGAAGGTCACAGCCAACAATGGGACAGTTGTGCATTCCTTTTTTATCAATTCCCCTGGCTCTGAACAGCATACACGAAAGAAATTGCTTGCCTCTATTTCTAATGCAACTAGCTCTGTGTAG